From a region of the Candidatus Brocadia sp. genome:
- the tkt gene encoding transketolase → MLIQKIDKEKVDLAVNTLRMLSADAVEKAQSGHPGLPMGFADIAFVLWMQFLRFHPEDPQWPNRDRFILSAGHGSALLYSLLHLFGYDVSLEDLKQFRQFGSKTPGHPEYRHTPGVEVTTGPLGQGFANGVGMALAQRMLAERFNKDGSKIIHHHIYGVVSDGDLMEGITSEAASLAGHLGLSNIIYVYDSNQISIEGTTSLTFTEDVGKRFEAYNWRVMKIDGHNHQEIAEAIEAARNEQARPSLIIARTHIGRGSPNKQDMASAHGEPLGAKELELTKDNIGWPQSPTFLIPDEVLRLCRSRVDELREEYNQWRGMCKRHFKSDPHLSKAWNTFLQKEIPADLELELLKTIKKDAIATRSASGDMIQVIAQRIPSLMGGSADLSPSTKTSIKSSPSLEKTMFSGRNIHFGVREHAMGGILNGLALYGGIIPFGSTFLMFSDYMRPPIRLAAMMKIQVIYVFTHDSIFVGEDGPTHQPIEQLPSLRAIPNLLVIRPSDATETAAAWITALKHKNGPTALILTRQDVPVIIRSIYPSQSQLQQGAYILKDSVKPPEIVLMATGSEVAIALDATLQLQGKGIQARLLSVPCFELFRSHSAEYRNSVLPPDCRKRVAIEAAGKSSWYELVGLDGLIIGLDGYGASAPAKILAEHYGFTVKNILSEIARKWGV, encoded by the coding sequence ATGCTAATACAAAAAATAGACAAAGAAAAGGTTGATCTGGCCGTAAACACGTTAAGAATGCTTTCTGCAGATGCGGTTGAAAAGGCACAGTCAGGCCATCCCGGCCTTCCTATGGGTTTTGCAGACATAGCCTTTGTCCTTTGGATGCAATTCCTGCGATTCCATCCCGAAGACCCGCAGTGGCCCAATCGCGACCGTTTTATCCTGTCTGCCGGACATGGTTCCGCGCTCTTGTACTCATTGCTGCACCTCTTTGGTTATGATGTCTCCCTGGAAGACCTCAAGCAGTTCCGACAGTTTGGAAGCAAGACCCCCGGTCACCCTGAATACCGGCATACGCCAGGGGTAGAGGTTACCACGGGCCCGCTGGGCCAGGGATTTGCCAACGGGGTAGGAATGGCGCTGGCCCAACGCATGCTGGCGGAACGATTTAATAAAGACGGCAGCAAGATTATTCATCATCACATTTACGGGGTAGTGAGCGATGGTGACCTGATGGAGGGAATTACCTCCGAGGCCGCTTCGCTTGCCGGACATCTCGGTCTTTCCAATATTATCTACGTGTACGACAGTAACCAAATCTCCATTGAAGGAACTACTTCCCTGACCTTTACCGAGGACGTTGGGAAACGATTTGAGGCGTATAACTGGCGGGTGATGAAGATAGACGGGCATAACCATCAGGAGATTGCTGAGGCTATTGAAGCGGCGCGGAACGAACAAGCACGGCCTTCGCTGATCATTGCCAGGACGCACATTGGCAGAGGAAGCCCCAATAAACAGGATATGGCGTCTGCTCATGGCGAACCGCTGGGGGCAAAGGAGCTGGAGTTGACAAAGGATAACATCGGCTGGCCTCAAAGCCCGACATTCCTTATTCCGGACGAGGTACTGCGCCTGTGCCGGAGTCGTGTCGATGAGCTCAGGGAAGAGTATAATCAATGGCGGGGTATGTGCAAGAGACATTTCAAAAGCGACCCTCATCTGTCCAAGGCATGGAACACCTTCCTTCAGAAAGAAATCCCTGCTGATCTGGAACTTGAGTTGCTGAAAACAATTAAAAAGGACGCCATTGCCACCCGTTCAGCATCGGGAGATATGATACAGGTGATTGCACAGCGCATTCCTTCTTTGATGGGTGGTTCTGCAGACCTCAGCCCTTCGACAAAAACCTCGATAAAAAGCTCTCCTTCCCTGGAGAAGACGATGTTTTCAGGAAGAAATATTCATTTCGGGGTGAGGGAGCACGCCATGGGTGGTATTTTGAATGGGCTGGCGCTGTACGGAGGCATTATTCCCTTTGGCTCAACCTTTCTGATGTTCTCCGACTATATGCGTCCTCCCATCCGGCTTGCAGCCATGATGAAGATCCAGGTGATCTATGTATTTACCCACGACAGTATCTTTGTTGGTGAAGACGGTCCTACCCACCAGCCCATTGAACAATTGCCCTCCCTCCGTGCCATACCCAACCTGCTGGTGATACGGCCGTCAGACGCCACCGAAACAGCGGCTGCCTGGATAACGGCGCTCAAGCATAAAAACGGGCCAACGGCGCTGATCCTCACCCGTCAGGATGTACCGGTAATCATCCGTTCAATTTATCCGTCACAAAGTCAGTTGCAACAGGGGGCGTACATTTTAAAGGATTCCGTCAAACCGCCGGAGATCGTCCTTATGGCAACCGGCTCAGAGGTCGCCATTGCCCTTGATGCCACCCTGCAGTTGCAGGGAAAAGGGATACAGGCGAGGCTTCTGAGTGTGCCCTGTTTCGAGCTGTTTCGCTCTCATTCAGCGGAATACAGGAACAGCGTGCTCCCGCCGGACTGCAGAAAGCGGGTGGCCATTGAAGCCGCCGGAAAAAGCAGTTGGTATGAACTGGTCGGGTTGGATGGTCTTATCATCGGGCTCGATGGCTATGGCGCTTCAGCGCCGGCAAAAATCCTGGCAGAGCACTATGGTTTTACAGTAAAAAATATTCTTAGTGAAATTGCCAGGAAATGGGGCGTTTAA
- the proC gene encoding pyrroline-5-carboxylate reductase — MIQEKIGFIGGGRMAEALSRSLIGSGLSDAGRILVSDVLPERCRLLSQETGVKTTQNNKDVVAFADVLIFAVKPPLMNEILNDLKNSITQRHIVISIAAGIPVRFVESRLQAGVRVVRVMPNTPCLVGLSATAFALGQHATPADGQLVSTLFQSVGKVFQMEEKYLDSVTGLSGSGPAYVYLFIEALSDGGVKVGLPRDIATTLAAQTVLGAAKMVLETGQHPAQLKDAVTSPGGTTIEGISALEDGGLRAAVINAVVAATLKSKKLGELS; from the coding sequence ATGATACAAGAAAAAATCGGGTTTATCGGTGGCGGGAGGATGGCGGAGGCGCTCAGCAGAAGTCTTATCGGGAGCGGGCTGAGTGATGCTGGCCGTATTCTGGTAAGTGATGTGCTGCCGGAACGATGCCGGCTGTTAAGTCAGGAGACCGGCGTAAAGACAACACAAAACAACAAGGACGTGGTTGCCTTTGCTGACGTTCTTATCTTTGCGGTAAAACCTCCCCTGATGAACGAGATCCTGAATGACCTGAAAAACAGTATTACCCAACGGCATATCGTAATATCGATTGCCGCGGGCATTCCGGTGCGATTTGTTGAATCCAGACTGCAGGCGGGCGTTCGGGTCGTCCGGGTAATGCCGAATACCCCCTGTTTGGTTGGCCTCTCAGCAACGGCCTTTGCCCTGGGTCAGCATGCTACCCCGGCAGATGGGCAATTGGTGTCCACCCTCTTTCAGTCCGTTGGGAAGGTGTTTCAGATGGAAGAAAAGTATTTGGATTCCGTGACCGGCCTGAGCGGAAGCGGCCCTGCGTACGTTTATCTGTTTATTGAGGCATTATCGGACGGCGGCGTCAAAGTGGGGCTGCCGCGGGATATCGCCACTACCCTTGCGGCGCAAACCGTATTGGGCGCCGCAAAGATGGTCCTGGAGACGGGACAGCATCCGGCCCAGTTAAAGGATGCCGTGACCTCGCCGGGCGGCACAACGATTGAAGGAATAAGCGCGTTAGAAGACGGCGGCCTCCGGGCGGCCGTCATCAATGCCGTCGTGGCTGCAACGTTAAAATCAAAGAAATTAGGAGAACTATCATAA